The Bubalus bubalis isolate 160015118507 breed Murrah chromosome 18, NDDB_SH_1, whole genome shotgun sequence genome contains a region encoding:
- the LOC102404155 gene encoding cationic amino acid transporter 3-like isoform X2 — translation MSTMLGQYLRQFGQKLVHRKPQFREEPESSRTRPLTTWNLVVIGLDNMLGAGIYILIGGVAKFVAGPAIILSLLVAGLTTVLSGLCYVELAARVKVPVSGYYVSYVTMGQLYAFITGWNLLLYLIIAIACIARAWSSTFDSLIGNHISEALGGTFSLQMPYFLASFPDFLALGLVLLLTGLLALRVYESTLINKVFMGLNILILSFIIVSGFIKGNLHNWKLAEQDYTLAAAGSGDADSLGLLGSGGFVPFGFDGILQGAATCFYAFVGFAHIVNAGRKASNPQWSMPLAVVMSFICFLVCFGISTALTLMVLYYLIQLESPLPQAFVYVGWESAKYVVAVGTLCILLYSLLSIMFIMAQLTYAMAEDGLLFRGLAWIPAPTDVLTDAPTDTRIIVPTGTPIMAVLVPGTLAVVMALLFNFTDLVDLMSLRSLLAYSLVTFSVLVLRYQPAQNGSKKEKTEEETKVEPEVEGGPLESEPEAGTSNILKSLWFPPSTIPTQKSDQIVYGCASLVVLLLIILSLILAQWSSQVFSGDPVLTTVAVLLLLLITGVTAIIWRQPRAPLLLNLHSGSLLCLPSSW, via the exons ATGTCTACGATGCTGGGTCAGTATCTTCGCCAGTTTGGTCAGAAGCTGGTCCACAGGAAGCCACAGTTCAGGGAGGAACCTGAGAGTTCCAGGACCCGTCCTCTGACTACCTGGAACCTGGTGGTGATAGGTTTGGACAACATGTTGGGAGCTGGCATATACATCCTGATTGGGGGAGTGGCCAAATTCGTAGCTGGACCAGCAATCATCCTTTCCTTATTGGTGGCCGGCCTGACTACCGTGTTGTCTGGGCTCTGCTATGTCGAGTTGGCAGCCAGAGTAAAAGTACCTGTTTCTGGGTATTACGTCAGCTATGTCACAATGGGACAACTGTATGCCTTCATCACTGGCTGGAACCTCTTACTGTATTTAATTATTG CCATTGCCTGTATAGCCCGGGCCTGGAGCTCCACCTTTGACAGCCTGATTGGGAATCACATCTCTGAGGCATTAGGGGGAACTTTCTCTCTGCAAATGCCCTACTTCCTGGCCTCGTTTCCAGACTTTCTTGCCCTGGGCCTGGTGCTGCTGCTCACAG GACTCCTGGCTCTGAGAGTTTATGAGTCAACCCTGATTAACAAAGTGTTCATGGGCTTGAACATTTTGATCCTCAGCTTCATCATCGTCTCTGGCTTCATTAAGGGAAATCTGCACAACTGGAAGCTCGCGGAACAGGACTACACATTAGCTGCAGCTGGATCTGGTGATGCCGATAG CTTGGGCCTTCTGGGTTCTGGAGGGTTTGTGCCTTTTGGctttgatggaattctccagggagcaGCTACATGTTTCTACGCATTTGTTGGTTTTGCTCACATTGTCAATGCAG GGAGAAAAGCCAGCAATCCTCAGTGGTCCATGCCCTTGGCTGTCGTGATGTCCTTCATCTGCTTTTTGGTGTGTTTTGGTATCTCGACGGCCCTCACCCTCATGGTGCTCTACTACCTGATTCAGCTTGAGAGCCCCTTGCCGCAGGCTTTCGTCTATGTTGGGTGGGAGTCTGCCAAATATGTCGTGGCTGTTGGCACCCTCTGCATTCTTTTATACAG CCTTCTGAGTATCATGTTTATCATGGCTCAGTTGACCTATGCAATGGCAGAGGATGGGCTCCTTTTCCGGGGACTTGCCTGGATCCCTGCCCCCACCGATGTCCTCACTGATGCCCCCACTGATACCCGCATCATTGTCCCCACAGGAACCCCCATCATGGCCGTCTTGGTTCCTGGAACTCTTGCAG TGGTCATGGCGTTACTCTTCAACTTCACTGACCTGGTGGACCTCATGTCACTTCGGTCCCTGCTCGCTTACTCCCTGGTGACATTTTCTGTCCTTGTCCTCAG GTATCAACCAGCCCAGAAtggaagcaagaaagaaaaaacagaggaggaaactaaggTGGAGCCTGAAGTTGAAGGAGGTCCTTTGGAATCTGAACCTGAAGCAGGAACCTCAAACATTCTAAAGAGTCTGTGGTTCCCTCCCAGCACCATCCCCACCCAGAAATCTGACCAGATTGTCTATGGATGTGCCTCCCTGGTTG TTCTCCTGCTGATAATCCTGAGCCTGATCCTGGCCCAGTGGTCCAGCCAGGTGTTCTCTGGAGACCCCGTGCTCACAACagtggctgtgctgctgctgctgctcatcacTGGGGTCACGGCCATCATCTGGAGGCAGCCCAGAGCCCCTCTCCTCTTGAACCTACATTCAGG GTCCCTGCTTTGCCTGCCATCTTCCTGGTGA
- the LOC102404155 gene encoding cationic amino acid transporter 3-like isoform X6 — translation MSTMLGQYLRQFGQKLVHRKPQFREEPESSRTRPLTTWNLVVIGLDNMLGAGIYILIGGVAKFVAGPAIILSLLVAGLTTVLSGLCYVELAARVKVPVSGYYVSYVTMGQLYAFITGWNLLLYLIIAIACIARAWSSTFDSLIGNHISEALGGTFSLQMPYFLASFPDFLALGLVLLLTGEKGPGTERKEQGLLALRVYESTLINKVFMGLNILILSFIIVSGFIKGNLHNWKLAEQDYTLAAAGSGDADSLGLLGSGGFVPFGFDGILQGAATCFYAFVGFAHIVNAGTPIMAVLVPGTLAVVMALLFNFTDLVDLMSLRSLLAYSLVTFSVLVLRYQPAQNGSKKEKTEEETKVEPEVEGGPLESEPEAGTSNILKSLWFPPSTIPTQKSDQIVYGCASLVVLLLIILSLILAQWSSQVFSGDPVLTTVAVLLLLLITGVTAIIWRQPRAPLLLNLHSGSLLCLPSSW, via the exons ATGTCTACGATGCTGGGTCAGTATCTTCGCCAGTTTGGTCAGAAGCTGGTCCACAGGAAGCCACAGTTCAGGGAGGAACCTGAGAGTTCCAGGACCCGTCCTCTGACTACCTGGAACCTGGTGGTGATAGGTTTGGACAACATGTTGGGAGCTGGCATATACATCCTGATTGGGGGAGTGGCCAAATTCGTAGCTGGACCAGCAATCATCCTTTCCTTATTGGTGGCCGGCCTGACTACCGTGTTGTCTGGGCTCTGCTATGTCGAGTTGGCAGCCAGAGTAAAAGTACCTGTTTCTGGGTATTACGTCAGCTATGTCACAATGGGACAACTGTATGCCTTCATCACTGGCTGGAACCTCTTACTGTATTTAATTATTG CCATTGCCTGTATAGCCCGGGCCTGGAGCTCCACCTTTGACAGCCTGATTGGGAATCACATCTCTGAGGCATTAGGGGGAACTTTCTCTCTGCAAATGCCCTACTTCCTGGCCTCGTTTCCAGACTTTCTTGCCCTGGGCCTGGTGCTGCTGCTCACAGGTGAGAAGGGACCAGGGACAGAAAGGAAAGAGCAGG GACTCCTGGCTCTGAGAGTTTATGAGTCAACCCTGATTAACAAAGTGTTCATGGGCTTGAACATTTTGATCCTCAGCTTCATCATCGTCTCTGGCTTCATTAAGGGAAATCTGCACAACTGGAAGCTCGCGGAACAGGACTACACATTAGCTGCAGCTGGATCTGGTGATGCCGATAG CTTGGGCCTTCTGGGTTCTGGAGGGTTTGTGCCTTTTGGctttgatggaattctccagggagcaGCTACATGTTTCTACGCATTTGTTGGTTTTGCTCACATTGTCAATGCAG GAACCCCCATCATGGCCGTCTTGGTTCCTGGAACTCTTGCAG TGGTCATGGCGTTACTCTTCAACTTCACTGACCTGGTGGACCTCATGTCACTTCGGTCCCTGCTCGCTTACTCCCTGGTGACATTTTCTGTCCTTGTCCTCAG GTATCAACCAGCCCAGAAtggaagcaagaaagaaaaaacagaggaggaaactaaggTGGAGCCTGAAGTTGAAGGAGGTCCTTTGGAATCTGAACCTGAAGCAGGAACCTCAAACATTCTAAAGAGTCTGTGGTTCCCTCCCAGCACCATCCCCACCCAGAAATCTGACCAGATTGTCTATGGATGTGCCTCCCTGGTTG TTCTCCTGCTGATAATCCTGAGCCTGATCCTGGCCCAGTGGTCCAGCCAGGTGTTCTCTGGAGACCCCGTGCTCACAACagtggctgtgctgctgctgctgctcatcacTGGGGTCACGGCCATCATCTGGAGGCAGCCCAGAGCCCCTCTCCTCTTGAACCTACATTCAGG GTCCCTGCTTTGCCTGCCATCTTCCTGGTGA
- the LOC102404155 gene encoding cationic amino acid transporter 3-like isoform X4, translating into MSTMLGQYLRQFGQKLVHRKPQFREEPESSRTRPLTTWNLVVIAIACIARAWSSTFDSLIGNHISEALGGTFSLQMPYFLASFPDFLALGLVLLLTGEKGPGTERKEQGLLALRVYESTLINKVFMGLNILILSFIIVSGFIKGNLHNWKLAEQDYTLAAAGSGDADSLGLLGSGGFVPFGFDGILQGAATCFYAFVGFAHIVNAGRKASNPQWSMPLAVVMSFICFLVCFGISTALTLMVLYYLIQLESPLPQAFVYVGWESAKYVVAVGTLCILLYSLLSIMFIMAQLTYAMAEDGLLFRGLAWIPAPTDVLTDAPTDTRIIVPTGTPIMAVLVPGTLAVVMALLFNFTDLVDLMSLRSLLAYSLVTFSVLVLRYQPAQNGSKKEKTEEETKVEPEVEGGPLESEPEAGTSNILKSLWFPPSTIPTQKSDQIVYGCASLVVLLLIILSLILAQWSSQVFSGDPVLTTVAVLLLLLITGVTAIIWRQPRAPLLLNLHSGSLLCLPSSW; encoded by the exons ATGTCTACGATGCTGGGTCAGTATCTTCGCCAGTTTGGTCAGAAGCTGGTCCACAGGAAGCCACAGTTCAGGGAGGAACCTGAGAGTTCCAGGACCCGTCCTCTGACTACCTGGAACCTGGTGGTGATAG CCATTGCCTGTATAGCCCGGGCCTGGAGCTCCACCTTTGACAGCCTGATTGGGAATCACATCTCTGAGGCATTAGGGGGAACTTTCTCTCTGCAAATGCCCTACTTCCTGGCCTCGTTTCCAGACTTTCTTGCCCTGGGCCTGGTGCTGCTGCTCACAGGTGAGAAGGGACCAGGGACAGAAAGGAAAGAGCAGG GACTCCTGGCTCTGAGAGTTTATGAGTCAACCCTGATTAACAAAGTGTTCATGGGCTTGAACATTTTGATCCTCAGCTTCATCATCGTCTCTGGCTTCATTAAGGGAAATCTGCACAACTGGAAGCTCGCGGAACAGGACTACACATTAGCTGCAGCTGGATCTGGTGATGCCGATAG CTTGGGCCTTCTGGGTTCTGGAGGGTTTGTGCCTTTTGGctttgatggaattctccagggagcaGCTACATGTTTCTACGCATTTGTTGGTTTTGCTCACATTGTCAATGCAG GGAGAAAAGCCAGCAATCCTCAGTGGTCCATGCCCTTGGCTGTCGTGATGTCCTTCATCTGCTTTTTGGTGTGTTTTGGTATCTCGACGGCCCTCACCCTCATGGTGCTCTACTACCTGATTCAGCTTGAGAGCCCCTTGCCGCAGGCTTTCGTCTATGTTGGGTGGGAGTCTGCCAAATATGTCGTGGCTGTTGGCACCCTCTGCATTCTTTTATACAG CCTTCTGAGTATCATGTTTATCATGGCTCAGTTGACCTATGCAATGGCAGAGGATGGGCTCCTTTTCCGGGGACTTGCCTGGATCCCTGCCCCCACCGATGTCCTCACTGATGCCCCCACTGATACCCGCATCATTGTCCCCACAGGAACCCCCATCATGGCCGTCTTGGTTCCTGGAACTCTTGCAG TGGTCATGGCGTTACTCTTCAACTTCACTGACCTGGTGGACCTCATGTCACTTCGGTCCCTGCTCGCTTACTCCCTGGTGACATTTTCTGTCCTTGTCCTCAG GTATCAACCAGCCCAGAAtggaagcaagaaagaaaaaacagaggaggaaactaaggTGGAGCCTGAAGTTGAAGGAGGTCCTTTGGAATCTGAACCTGAAGCAGGAACCTCAAACATTCTAAAGAGTCTGTGGTTCCCTCCCAGCACCATCCCCACCCAGAAATCTGACCAGATTGTCTATGGATGTGCCTCCCTGGTTG TTCTCCTGCTGATAATCCTGAGCCTGATCCTGGCCCAGTGGTCCAGCCAGGTGTTCTCTGGAGACCCCGTGCTCACAACagtggctgtgctgctgctgctgctcatcacTGGGGTCACGGCCATCATCTGGAGGCAGCCCAGAGCCCCTCTCCTCTTGAACCTACATTCAGG GTCCCTGCTTTGCCTGCCATCTTCCTGGTGA
- the LOC102404155 gene encoding cationic amino acid transporter 3-like isoform X3, whose translation MVPARPAPSPPHQPRAEDCLLHSGLPASVFGDVSAPAPHGLPSASLTDPVLQALLQGSTIACIARAWSSTFDSLIGNHISEALGGTFSLQMPYFLASFPDFLALGLVLLLTGEKGPGTERKEQGLLALRVYESTLINKVFMGLNILILSFIIVSGFIKGNLHNWKLAEQDYTLAAAGSGDADSLGLLGSGGFVPFGFDGILQGAATCFYAFVGFAHIVNAGRKASNPQWSMPLAVVMSFICFLVCFGISTALTLMVLYYLIQLESPLPQAFVYVGWESAKYVVAVGTLCILLYSLLSIMFIMAQLTYAMAEDGLLFRGLAWIPAPTDVLTDAPTDTRIIVPTGTPIMAVLVPGTLAVVMALLFNFTDLVDLMSLRSLLAYSLVTFSVLVLRYQPAQNGSKKEKTEEETKVEPEVEGGPLESEPEAGTSNILKSLWFPPSTIPTQKSDQIVYGCASLVVLLLIILSLILAQWSSQVFSGDPVLTTVAVLLLLLITGVTAIIWRQPRAPLLLNLHSGSLLCLPSSW comes from the exons ATGGTCCCCGCCCGCCCAgccccatctccaccccaccaACCCAGGGCTGAGGACTGTCTTCTGCACTCAGGACTCCCTGCTTCAGTTTTTGGAGATGTCTCAGCTCCAGCCCCGCATGGCTTACCCTCAGCCTCCCTGACTGACCCAGTGCTCCAGGCTCTGCTTCAAGGATCCA CCATTGCCTGTATAGCCCGGGCCTGGAGCTCCACCTTTGACAGCCTGATTGGGAATCACATCTCTGAGGCATTAGGGGGAACTTTCTCTCTGCAAATGCCCTACTTCCTGGCCTCGTTTCCAGACTTTCTTGCCCTGGGCCTGGTGCTGCTGCTCACAGGTGAGAAGGGACCAGGGACAGAAAGGAAAGAGCAGG GACTCCTGGCTCTGAGAGTTTATGAGTCAACCCTGATTAACAAAGTGTTCATGGGCTTGAACATTTTGATCCTCAGCTTCATCATCGTCTCTGGCTTCATTAAGGGAAATCTGCACAACTGGAAGCTCGCGGAACAGGACTACACATTAGCTGCAGCTGGATCTGGTGATGCCGATAG CTTGGGCCTTCTGGGTTCTGGAGGGTTTGTGCCTTTTGGctttgatggaattctccagggagcaGCTACATGTTTCTACGCATTTGTTGGTTTTGCTCACATTGTCAATGCAG GGAGAAAAGCCAGCAATCCTCAGTGGTCCATGCCCTTGGCTGTCGTGATGTCCTTCATCTGCTTTTTGGTGTGTTTTGGTATCTCGACGGCCCTCACCCTCATGGTGCTCTACTACCTGATTCAGCTTGAGAGCCCCTTGCCGCAGGCTTTCGTCTATGTTGGGTGGGAGTCTGCCAAATATGTCGTGGCTGTTGGCACCCTCTGCATTCTTTTATACAG CCTTCTGAGTATCATGTTTATCATGGCTCAGTTGACCTATGCAATGGCAGAGGATGGGCTCCTTTTCCGGGGACTTGCCTGGATCCCTGCCCCCACCGATGTCCTCACTGATGCCCCCACTGATACCCGCATCATTGTCCCCACAGGAACCCCCATCATGGCCGTCTTGGTTCCTGGAACTCTTGCAG TGGTCATGGCGTTACTCTTCAACTTCACTGACCTGGTGGACCTCATGTCACTTCGGTCCCTGCTCGCTTACTCCCTGGTGACATTTTCTGTCCTTGTCCTCAG GTATCAACCAGCCCAGAAtggaagcaagaaagaaaaaacagaggaggaaactaaggTGGAGCCTGAAGTTGAAGGAGGTCCTTTGGAATCTGAACCTGAAGCAGGAACCTCAAACATTCTAAAGAGTCTGTGGTTCCCTCCCAGCACCATCCCCACCCAGAAATCTGACCAGATTGTCTATGGATGTGCCTCCCTGGTTG TTCTCCTGCTGATAATCCTGAGCCTGATCCTGGCCCAGTGGTCCAGCCAGGTGTTCTCTGGAGACCCCGTGCTCACAACagtggctgtgctgctgctgctgctcatcacTGGGGTCACGGCCATCATCTGGAGGCAGCCCAGAGCCCCTCTCCTCTTGAACCTACATTCAGG GTCCCTGCTTTGCCTGCCATCTTCCTGGTGA
- the LOC102404155 gene encoding cationic amino acid transporter 3-like isoform X5, giving the protein MSTMLGQYLRQFGQKLVHRKPQFREEPESSRTRPLTTWNLVVIGLDNMLGAGIYILIGGVAKFVAGPAIILSLLVAGLTTVLSGLCYVELAARVKVPVSGYYVSYVTMGQLYAFITGWNLLLYLIIAIACIARAWSSTFDSLIGNHISEALGGTFSLQMPYFLASFPDFLALGLVLLLTGEKGPGTERKEQGLLALRVYESTLINKVFMGLNILILSFIIVSGFIKGNLHNWKLAEQDYTLAAAGSGDADSLLSIMFIMAQLTYAMAEDGLLFRGLAWIPAPTDVLTDAPTDTRIIVPTGTPIMAVLVPGTLAVVMALLFNFTDLVDLMSLRSLLAYSLVTFSVLVLRYQPAQNGSKKEKTEEETKVEPEVEGGPLESEPEAGTSNILKSLWFPPSTIPTQKSDQIVYGCASLVVLLLIILSLILAQWSSQVFSGDPVLTTVAVLLLLLITGVTAIIWRQPRAPLLLNLHSGSLLCLPSSW; this is encoded by the exons ATGTCTACGATGCTGGGTCAGTATCTTCGCCAGTTTGGTCAGAAGCTGGTCCACAGGAAGCCACAGTTCAGGGAGGAACCTGAGAGTTCCAGGACCCGTCCTCTGACTACCTGGAACCTGGTGGTGATAGGTTTGGACAACATGTTGGGAGCTGGCATATACATCCTGATTGGGGGAGTGGCCAAATTCGTAGCTGGACCAGCAATCATCCTTTCCTTATTGGTGGCCGGCCTGACTACCGTGTTGTCTGGGCTCTGCTATGTCGAGTTGGCAGCCAGAGTAAAAGTACCTGTTTCTGGGTATTACGTCAGCTATGTCACAATGGGACAACTGTATGCCTTCATCACTGGCTGGAACCTCTTACTGTATTTAATTATTG CCATTGCCTGTATAGCCCGGGCCTGGAGCTCCACCTTTGACAGCCTGATTGGGAATCACATCTCTGAGGCATTAGGGGGAACTTTCTCTCTGCAAATGCCCTACTTCCTGGCCTCGTTTCCAGACTTTCTTGCCCTGGGCCTGGTGCTGCTGCTCACAGGTGAGAAGGGACCAGGGACAGAAAGGAAAGAGCAGG GACTCCTGGCTCTGAGAGTTTATGAGTCAACCCTGATTAACAAAGTGTTCATGGGCTTGAACATTTTGATCCTCAGCTTCATCATCGTCTCTGGCTTCATTAAGGGAAATCTGCACAACTGGAAGCTCGCGGAACAGGACTACACATTAGCTGCAGCTGGATCTGGTGATGCCGATAG CCTTCTGAGTATCATGTTTATCATGGCTCAGTTGACCTATGCAATGGCAGAGGATGGGCTCCTTTTCCGGGGACTTGCCTGGATCCCTGCCCCCACCGATGTCCTCACTGATGCCCCCACTGATACCCGCATCATTGTCCCCACAGGAACCCCCATCATGGCCGTCTTGGTTCCTGGAACTCTTGCAG TGGTCATGGCGTTACTCTTCAACTTCACTGACCTGGTGGACCTCATGTCACTTCGGTCCCTGCTCGCTTACTCCCTGGTGACATTTTCTGTCCTTGTCCTCAG GTATCAACCAGCCCAGAAtggaagcaagaaagaaaaaacagaggaggaaactaaggTGGAGCCTGAAGTTGAAGGAGGTCCTTTGGAATCTGAACCTGAAGCAGGAACCTCAAACATTCTAAAGAGTCTGTGGTTCCCTCCCAGCACCATCCCCACCCAGAAATCTGACCAGATTGTCTATGGATGTGCCTCCCTGGTTG TTCTCCTGCTGATAATCCTGAGCCTGATCCTGGCCCAGTGGTCCAGCCAGGTGTTCTCTGGAGACCCCGTGCTCACAACagtggctgtgctgctgctgctgctcatcacTGGGGTCACGGCCATCATCTGGAGGCAGCCCAGAGCCCCTCTCCTCTTGAACCTACATTCAGG GTCCCTGCTTTGCCTGCCATCTTCCTGGTGA
- the LOC102404155 gene encoding cationic amino acid transporter 3-like isoform X1 produces the protein MSTMLGQYLRQFGQKLVHRKPQFREEPESSRTRPLTTWNLVVIGLDNMLGAGIYILIGGVAKFVAGPAIILSLLVAGLTTVLSGLCYVELAARVKVPVSGYYVSYVTMGQLYAFITGWNLLLYLIIAIACIARAWSSTFDSLIGNHISEALGGTFSLQMPYFLASFPDFLALGLVLLLTGEKGPGTERKEQGLLALRVYESTLINKVFMGLNILILSFIIVSGFIKGNLHNWKLAEQDYTLAAAGSGDADSLGLLGSGGFVPFGFDGILQGAATCFYAFVGFAHIVNAGRKASNPQWSMPLAVVMSFICFLVCFGISTALTLMVLYYLIQLESPLPQAFVYVGWESAKYVVAVGTLCILLYSLLSIMFIMAQLTYAMAEDGLLFRGLAWIPAPTDVLTDAPTDTRIIVPTGTPIMAVLVPGTLAVVMALLFNFTDLVDLMSLRSLLAYSLVTFSVLVLRYQPAQNGSKKEKTEEETKVEPEVEGGPLESEPEAGTSNILKSLWFPPSTIPTQKSDQIVYGCASLVVLLLIILSLILAQWSSQVFSGDPVLTTVAVLLLLLITGVTAIIWRQPRAPLLLNLHSGSLLCLPSSW, from the exons ATGTCTACGATGCTGGGTCAGTATCTTCGCCAGTTTGGTCAGAAGCTGGTCCACAGGAAGCCACAGTTCAGGGAGGAACCTGAGAGTTCCAGGACCCGTCCTCTGACTACCTGGAACCTGGTGGTGATAGGTTTGGACAACATGTTGGGAGCTGGCATATACATCCTGATTGGGGGAGTGGCCAAATTCGTAGCTGGACCAGCAATCATCCTTTCCTTATTGGTGGCCGGCCTGACTACCGTGTTGTCTGGGCTCTGCTATGTCGAGTTGGCAGCCAGAGTAAAAGTACCTGTTTCTGGGTATTACGTCAGCTATGTCACAATGGGACAACTGTATGCCTTCATCACTGGCTGGAACCTCTTACTGTATTTAATTATTG CCATTGCCTGTATAGCCCGGGCCTGGAGCTCCACCTTTGACAGCCTGATTGGGAATCACATCTCTGAGGCATTAGGGGGAACTTTCTCTCTGCAAATGCCCTACTTCCTGGCCTCGTTTCCAGACTTTCTTGCCCTGGGCCTGGTGCTGCTGCTCACAGGTGAGAAGGGACCAGGGACAGAAAGGAAAGAGCAGG GACTCCTGGCTCTGAGAGTTTATGAGTCAACCCTGATTAACAAAGTGTTCATGGGCTTGAACATTTTGATCCTCAGCTTCATCATCGTCTCTGGCTTCATTAAGGGAAATCTGCACAACTGGAAGCTCGCGGAACAGGACTACACATTAGCTGCAGCTGGATCTGGTGATGCCGATAG CTTGGGCCTTCTGGGTTCTGGAGGGTTTGTGCCTTTTGGctttgatggaattctccagggagcaGCTACATGTTTCTACGCATTTGTTGGTTTTGCTCACATTGTCAATGCAG GGAGAAAAGCCAGCAATCCTCAGTGGTCCATGCCCTTGGCTGTCGTGATGTCCTTCATCTGCTTTTTGGTGTGTTTTGGTATCTCGACGGCCCTCACCCTCATGGTGCTCTACTACCTGATTCAGCTTGAGAGCCCCTTGCCGCAGGCTTTCGTCTATGTTGGGTGGGAGTCTGCCAAATATGTCGTGGCTGTTGGCACCCTCTGCATTCTTTTATACAG CCTTCTGAGTATCATGTTTATCATGGCTCAGTTGACCTATGCAATGGCAGAGGATGGGCTCCTTTTCCGGGGACTTGCCTGGATCCCTGCCCCCACCGATGTCCTCACTGATGCCCCCACTGATACCCGCATCATTGTCCCCACAGGAACCCCCATCATGGCCGTCTTGGTTCCTGGAACTCTTGCAG TGGTCATGGCGTTACTCTTCAACTTCACTGACCTGGTGGACCTCATGTCACTTCGGTCCCTGCTCGCTTACTCCCTGGTGACATTTTCTGTCCTTGTCCTCAG GTATCAACCAGCCCAGAAtggaagcaagaaagaaaaaacagaggaggaaactaaggTGGAGCCTGAAGTTGAAGGAGGTCCTTTGGAATCTGAACCTGAAGCAGGAACCTCAAACATTCTAAAGAGTCTGTGGTTCCCTCCCAGCACCATCCCCACCCAGAAATCTGACCAGATTGTCTATGGATGTGCCTCCCTGGTTG TTCTCCTGCTGATAATCCTGAGCCTGATCCTGGCCCAGTGGTCCAGCCAGGTGTTCTCTGGAGACCCCGTGCTCACAACagtggctgtgctgctgctgctgctcatcacTGGGGTCACGGCCATCATCTGGAGGCAGCCCAGAGCCCCTCTCCTCTTGAACCTACATTCAGG GTCCCTGCTTTGCCTGCCATCTTCCTGGTGA